The following coding sequences are from one Primulina eburnea isolate SZY01 chromosome 15, ASM2296580v1, whole genome shotgun sequence window:
- the LOC140815171 gene encoding uncharacterized protein, with amino-acid sequence MIQPLYGLVFAEVAVILLLLFRTPLRKPLLMLLDRLKQGRGPIVASTTGATLFVIMASLLFNINRIQNRSEEGGVANPTDQILYATQLLEASLLGFVLFLALMIDRIHYYIKEVRMLRKHLESVKKMDQTQGDGKGKVTEEED; translated from the exons ATGATTCAGCCTCTATACGGTCTGGTGTTCGCCGAAGTGGCGGTGATTCTGCTGCTTCTTTTCCGGACGCCGCTAAGAAAGCCGCTTTTGATGTTACTCGACCGATTGAAGCAGGGGCGAGGGCCTATCGTGGCGTCCACGACCGGAGCTACTCTTTTTGTGATAATGGCGTCCTTATTGTTTAACATAAACCGAATTCAGAACCGATCTGAGGAAGGCGGCGTGGCTAATCCAACCGATCAGATTCTCTACGCTACTCAGCTTCTCGAAGCATCACTGCTAG GTTTTGTACTCTTCCTGGCATTGATGATCGACAGAATCCACTACTACATTAAGGAGGTTCGCATGCTGAGGAAACATTTGGAGTCTGTAAAGAAGATGGATCAGACACAGGGAGATGGCAAGGGTAAAGTTACAGAGGAAGAGGACTAA
- the LOC140814994 gene encoding mitogen-activated protein kinase kinase kinase 18-like yields MDWTRGPAIGRGSSAAVYLATSAGGELFAVKSADFSSSVLLQKEHLLVSQLCSPYIVKCLGFDTTVENNKRVCNLHLEYVPGGTLSEQIAKQGGSLDEGLIRSYAHQMLQGLDYLHLNGFVHCDIKGQNILIGESGLKIADFGCAKRVLESDTSSKEMFAGTPAYMAPEVARGEEQSFAADIWAFGCTVIEMATGSYPWPEIKDPASVLYRIASSGDIPVFPSWFSDEGKDLLSKCLIRESRKRWTAGELLKHAFFDDVTETCGEIREFTRKSPTSVMDQSFWDELEESGSSQTATGVISFSSDSPEQRISDLITDNFSWNLNSPDWVEDDDWVTVRGDESEECYRFANGDSETLIDEERATFSGVGEEEIQTSVASDDQLMFDCFGDVISITHSVTIFFCIKNRNFTEIFNRILFVIWINFLEIF; encoded by the coding sequence ATGGATTGGACGAGGGGTCCCGCAATCGGCCGTGGCTCCTCGGCCGCCGTGTATCTCGCCACCTCCGCCGGTGGGGAGCTCTTTGCTGTGAAGTCTGCTGATTTCTCTTCTTCTGTCTTGTTGCAAAAAGAGCACCTTTTGGTTTCTCAGCTCTGCTCACCATATATAGTAAAATGCTTGGGCTTTGACACTACTGTTGAGAATAATAAACGAGTTTGCAATCTTCACTTGGAGTATGTTCCCGGGGGAACGCTTTCTGAGCAGATTGCGAAGCAGGGGGGTTCTTTGGACGAAGGTTTGATTCGATCTTACGCGCATCAAATGCTGCAGGGGCTGGATTATCTTCACCTGAACGGATTCGTGCACTGCGATATCAAGGGGCAGAACATTTTGATTGGAGAGAGTGGGTTGAAGATTGCTGATTTCGGGTGTGCAAAGCGGGTTTTGGAATCCGACACTTCTTCGAAAGAAATGTTCGCCGGAACTCCAGCTTACATGGCACCGGAGGTTGCTCGGGGAGAGGAGCAAAGTTTTGCGGCAGATATATGGGCCTTTGGGTGTACAGTTATTGAAATGGCAACGGGATCTTATCCCTGGCCTGAGATAAAGGACCCCGCATCGGTCCTTTACAGAATCGCTTCTTCCGGCGACATCCCTGTATTCCCGAGCTGGTTCTCTGATGAAGGTAAGGATTTATTGAGCAAGTGCTTGATTAGGGAATCAAGAAAACGGTGGACGGCGGGCGAGCTTTTAAAGCACGCGTTTTTTGATGATGTCACGGAGACTTGTGGAGAAATCAGGGAGTTTACGAGGAAATCTCCGACAAGTGTAATGGATCAGAGCTTCTGGGATGAGCTGGAAGAGTCAGGTTCTTCTCAAACTGCAACGGgtgtaatttctttttcttcaGATTCTCCGGAGCAAAGGATCAGTGATTTGATTActgataatttttcatggaattTGAATTCACCGGATTGGGTGGAGGACGATGATTGGGTGACGGTGCGGGGCGATGAATCTGAAGAATGTTACAGATTTGCGAATGGTGACTCTGAAACCTTGATTGATGAAGAACGTGCAACATTTTCAGGCGTTGGTGAAGAAGAAATTCAAACGTCGGTTGCCTCTGACGATCAATTAATGTTTGATTGTTTTGGTGATGTAATTAGCATAACCCACAGTGTTACGATATTTTTTTGTATCAAGAATCGTAATTTTACTGAGATTTTTAACAGAATTCTTTTTGTCATTTGGATCAACTTTCTCGAAATCTTTTAG
- the LOC140814095 gene encoding uncharacterized protein isoform X1 — MANLAPSLNLKATPFEAGSTSSVPNKDWRMQSSEQLVLDLCNPDLRENALHELSKKRELFQDLAPLLWNSFGTVASLLQEIVSIYPVLSPPNLTPAQSNRVCNALALLQCVASHPDTRMLFLNAHIPLYLYPFLNTTSKSRPFEYLRLTSLGVIGALVKVDDTDVISFLLSTEIIPLCLRTMEMGSELSKTVATFIVQKILLDDIGLEYICTTAERFYAVGRVLGNMVTVQAEQPSPRLLKHIIRCYLRLSENLRACEALKSCLPDLLRDATFNSCLREDPTTRKWLQQLVYNVQAARAPMQAGGGFEHMMVN, encoded by the exons ATGGCGAACCTCGCTCCGTCGCTAAACTTGAAAGCCACCCCCTTCGAAGCCGGCAGCACCTCTTCTGTTCCCAACAAAGACTGGAGAATGCAATCGTCTGAGCAGTTAGTTCTCGATCTTTGCAATCCCGATCTTCGGGAAAACGCACTCCACGAACTCTCCAag AAGAGGGAACTGTTCCAAGATTTGGCTCCGTTGTTGTGGAATTCCTTCGGTACTGTTGCTTCCCTTTTACAG GAGATAGTCTCCATTTATCCTGTTTTATCACCACCAAACTTAACTCCTGCACAATCAAACAGAGTTTGCAATGCACTCGCTCTCCTTCAG TGTGTGGCCTCCCATCCGGACACTAGAATGCTGTTCCTTAATG CTCATATTCCTCTTTACTTGTATCCTTTTCTCAACACAACCAGCAAATCAAGGCCCTTTGAGTACTTGAGGCTAACTAGTTTAGGTGTCATCGGTGCTCTAGTGAAG GTTGATGACACTGACGTTATTAGTTTCCTTCTCTCTACTGAGATCATTCCATTGTGCCTGCGCACAATGGAGATGGGGAGTGAATTGTCAAAAACA GTGGCAACATTCATTGTGCAGAAGATTTTACTTGATGATATTGGCTTAGAGTACATATGCACAACAGCTGAGCGGTTCTATGCTGTTGGTAGAGTACTTGGAAACATGGTTACCGTGCAAGCTGAACAACCTTCTCCTCGGCTGTTAAAGCACATAATCAGATGCTATCTTCGGTTGTCTGAAAATCTAAG AGCTTGTGAAGCACTGAAAAGCTGTCTACCTGATTTGCTTAGAGATGCGACATTTAATAGCTGCCTTCGT GAAGATCCAACTACTAGAAAGTGGTTACAACAGTTGGTTTACAATGTCCAAGCTGCTCGGGCTCCTATGCAAGCGGGAGGTGGATTCGAGCATATGATGGTCAACTAA
- the LOC140814095 gene encoding uncharacterized protein isoform X2: MANLAPSLNLKATPFEAGSTSSVPNKDWRMQSSEQLVLDLCNPDLRENALHELSKRELFQDLAPLLWNSFGTVASLLQEIVSIYPVLSPPNLTPAQSNRVCNALALLQCVASHPDTRMLFLNAHIPLYLYPFLNTTSKSRPFEYLRLTSLGVIGALVKVDDTDVISFLLSTEIIPLCLRTMEMGSELSKTVATFIVQKILLDDIGLEYICTTAERFYAVGRVLGNMVTVQAEQPSPRLLKHIIRCYLRLSENLRACEALKSCLPDLLRDATFNSCLREDPTTRKWLQQLVYNVQAARAPMQAGGGFEHMMVN, from the exons ATGGCGAACCTCGCTCCGTCGCTAAACTTGAAAGCCACCCCCTTCGAAGCCGGCAGCACCTCTTCTGTTCCCAACAAAGACTGGAGAATGCAATCGTCTGAGCAGTTAGTTCTCGATCTTTGCAATCCCGATCTTCGGGAAAACGCACTCCACGAACTCTCCAag AGGGAACTGTTCCAAGATTTGGCTCCGTTGTTGTGGAATTCCTTCGGTACTGTTGCTTCCCTTTTACAG GAGATAGTCTCCATTTATCCTGTTTTATCACCACCAAACTTAACTCCTGCACAATCAAACAGAGTTTGCAATGCACTCGCTCTCCTTCAG TGTGTGGCCTCCCATCCGGACACTAGAATGCTGTTCCTTAATG CTCATATTCCTCTTTACTTGTATCCTTTTCTCAACACAACCAGCAAATCAAGGCCCTTTGAGTACTTGAGGCTAACTAGTTTAGGTGTCATCGGTGCTCTAGTGAAG GTTGATGACACTGACGTTATTAGTTTCCTTCTCTCTACTGAGATCATTCCATTGTGCCTGCGCACAATGGAGATGGGGAGTGAATTGTCAAAAACA GTGGCAACATTCATTGTGCAGAAGATTTTACTTGATGATATTGGCTTAGAGTACATATGCACAACAGCTGAGCGGTTCTATGCTGTTGGTAGAGTACTTGGAAACATGGTTACCGTGCAAGCTGAACAACCTTCTCCTCGGCTGTTAAAGCACATAATCAGATGCTATCTTCGGTTGTCTGAAAATCTAAG AGCTTGTGAAGCACTGAAAAGCTGTCTACCTGATTTGCTTAGAGATGCGACATTTAATAGCTGCCTTCGT GAAGATCCAACTACTAGAAAGTGGTTACAACAGTTGGTTTACAATGTCCAAGCTGCTCGGGCTCCTATGCAAGCGGGAGGTGGATTCGAGCATATGATGGTCAACTAA
- the LOC140814020 gene encoding alpha-1,3-arabinosyltransferase XAT3-like isoform X1 encodes MERAPRKLFSCKTPLIFLLVILWLYVDFLWVRFIRLDEWMQYNSTSETTPTDILKIRLNETVKENQDSLDFVLSRLLKGEDQEKLQTTGFVCNPEVYSIHCVTSKPVWIDTRSTTVSIPSNLTNQERVVRPYARQEDENLLKSVTPVSILQGDVTSPVCQYNHQVPAIIFSSSGFVGNIFHEINEILIPLYITTKIFKSQVQFIMLDYNPSFVRKYGKALDKLSDFPIINPAINKTVHCFPGGVIGLKFHGHLSLNSSDIPKGHSMQEFRLFLRQSFGLKFSHVSQIRRPTVMLLSRRTTRRFLNEEEMVSTMEELGFRVIVIARAKTISNLRMFANYINSCSVFVGAHGAGLTNELFLPDGAVMVQIDLIGLAWAAATYYGDTARAMNVHYLRYKIEPEESSISKVYGSPNHTVLTEFHWLSVEAGREVYLNGQNVRVNIARFRETMVEAMSLLSDPVL; translated from the exons ATGGAGAGAGCTCCTAGGAAGCTCTTTTCTTGTAAAACTCCTTTGATTTTCTTGCTTGTGATTCTTTGGCTGTATGTTGACTTTTTGTGGGTTCGTTTTATTCGATTAGATGAAT GGATGCAATACAACTCTACTTCTGAAACTACTCCAACAGACATATTAAAGATTAGATTGAATGAAACCGTGAAAGAAAACCAGGACTCCCTTGATTTTGTTTTATCCAGATTGCTGAAAG gggaagatcaagaaaaGCTTCAAACGACTGGATTTGTTTGTAATCCTGAAGTCTACTCCATTCACTGCGTTACAAGTAAACCTGTTTGGATTGACACCAGATCAACGACAGTTAGTATCCCGTCCAATCTGACCAATCAAGAAAGAGTGGTTCGGCCCTATGCTAGGCAAGAAGATGAAAATCTACTCAAAAGTGTGACACCTGTCAGTATATTGCAGGGGGATGTAACTTCACCAGTTTGTCAGTACAATCACCAAGTCCCTGCTATAATTTTCTCATCCAGCGGATTTGTGGGGAACATTTTCCATGAAATCAATGAAATTCTTATACCTCTGTACATAACCACGAAAATCTTCAAATCCCAGGTCCAATTTATCATGCTGGATTACAATCCTTCATTCGTGAGAAAATATGGGAAGGCCCTGGATAAGTTGTCGGATTTCCCGATTATTAATCCCGCCATAAACAAAACTGTACACTGCTTTCCAGGGGGAGTGATCGGGCTCAAATTTCACGGCCATCTGTCTCTAAATTCCAGCGACATCCCAAAAGGACATTCGATGCAAGAATTCAGACTGTTTCTTAGACAATCCTTTGGCCTAAAATTCAGTCATGTTTCCCAGATCAGACGGCCTACTGTAATGCTCTTATCCCGAAGAACAACGAGACGATTCCTCAACGAAGAAGAAATGGTTTCCACAATGGAGGAACTAGGATTTCGAGTCATAGTCATTGCCAGAGCAAAAACGATCTCGAATTTGAGAATGTTTGCGAATTACATAAACTCGTGTAGCGTTTTCGTGGGAGCTCATGGGGCCGGTCTAACAAACGAGCTTTTCTTGCCTGATGGTGCAGTAATGGTGCAAATAGATTTGATCGGCCTTGCGTGGGCTGCAGCAACTTATTATGGGGACACTGCCCGTGCAATGAACGTGCATTATTTGAGATACAAGATTGAACCGGAGGAGAGCTCGATTTCGAAGGTTTACGGAAGCCCGAATCATACGGTTTTGACAGAGTTCCATTGGCTCAGTGTGGAAGCAGGGAGGGAGGTGTATCTAAATGGACAGAACGTAAGAGTTAATATTGCCAGATTTCGGGAAACAATGGTCGAAGCGATGAGTCTTCTTTCAGATCCGGTTCTGTAA
- the LOC140814020 gene encoding alpha-1,3-arabinosyltransferase XAT3-like isoform X2 — MNFTWNLSGMQYNSTSETTPTDILKIRLNETVKENQDSLDFVLSRLLKGEDQEKLQTTGFVCNPEVYSIHCVTSKPVWIDTRSTTVSIPSNLTNQERVVRPYARQEDENLLKSVTPVSILQGDVTSPVCQYNHQVPAIIFSSSGFVGNIFHEINEILIPLYITTKIFKSQVQFIMLDYNPSFVRKYGKALDKLSDFPIINPAINKTVHCFPGGVIGLKFHGHLSLNSSDIPKGHSMQEFRLFLRQSFGLKFSHVSQIRRPTVMLLSRRTTRRFLNEEEMVSTMEELGFRVIVIARAKTISNLRMFANYINSCSVFVGAHGAGLTNELFLPDGAVMVQIDLIGLAWAAATYYGDTARAMNVHYLRYKIEPEESSISKVYGSPNHTVLTEFHWLSVEAGREVYLNGQNVRVNIARFRETMVEAMSLLSDPVL, encoded by the exons ATGAAT TTCACATGGAATTTGTCAGGGATGCAATACAACTCTACTTCTGAAACTACTCCAACAGACATATTAAAGATTAGATTGAATGAAACCGTGAAAGAAAACCAGGACTCCCTTGATTTTGTTTTATCCAGATTGCTGAAAG gggaagatcaagaaaaGCTTCAAACGACTGGATTTGTTTGTAATCCTGAAGTCTACTCCATTCACTGCGTTACAAGTAAACCTGTTTGGATTGACACCAGATCAACGACAGTTAGTATCCCGTCCAATCTGACCAATCAAGAAAGAGTGGTTCGGCCCTATGCTAGGCAAGAAGATGAAAATCTACTCAAAAGTGTGACACCTGTCAGTATATTGCAGGGGGATGTAACTTCACCAGTTTGTCAGTACAATCACCAAGTCCCTGCTATAATTTTCTCATCCAGCGGATTTGTGGGGAACATTTTCCATGAAATCAATGAAATTCTTATACCTCTGTACATAACCACGAAAATCTTCAAATCCCAGGTCCAATTTATCATGCTGGATTACAATCCTTCATTCGTGAGAAAATATGGGAAGGCCCTGGATAAGTTGTCGGATTTCCCGATTATTAATCCCGCCATAAACAAAACTGTACACTGCTTTCCAGGGGGAGTGATCGGGCTCAAATTTCACGGCCATCTGTCTCTAAATTCCAGCGACATCCCAAAAGGACATTCGATGCAAGAATTCAGACTGTTTCTTAGACAATCCTTTGGCCTAAAATTCAGTCATGTTTCCCAGATCAGACGGCCTACTGTAATGCTCTTATCCCGAAGAACAACGAGACGATTCCTCAACGAAGAAGAAATGGTTTCCACAATGGAGGAACTAGGATTTCGAGTCATAGTCATTGCCAGAGCAAAAACGATCTCGAATTTGAGAATGTTTGCGAATTACATAAACTCGTGTAGCGTTTTCGTGGGAGCTCATGGGGCCGGTCTAACAAACGAGCTTTTCTTGCCTGATGGTGCAGTAATGGTGCAAATAGATTTGATCGGCCTTGCGTGGGCTGCAGCAACTTATTATGGGGACACTGCCCGTGCAATGAACGTGCATTATTTGAGATACAAGATTGAACCGGAGGAGAGCTCGATTTCGAAGGTTTACGGAAGCCCGAATCATACGGTTTTGACAGAGTTCCATTGGCTCAGTGTGGAAGCAGGGAGGGAGGTGTATCTAAATGGACAGAACGTAAGAGTTAATATTGCCAGATTTCGGGAAACAATGGTCGAAGCGATGAGTCTTCTTTCAGATCCGGTTCTGTAA